The following is a genomic window from Enterobacteriaceae endosymbiont of Donacia sparganii.
TAAAAATAGATATATAGTTCTTGCTAGAGAATTAACAAAAAAATGGGAAAATATATATGGAAGTAATATTTCTAATTTAATAAAATGGATTAAATTAGATTTAAATCGATTAAAAGGAGAAATAGTTTTAATTATTAAAGGATATATTTCTTATAGTATTAATGATGAACTCTCTCCTAAAATTATCAAAACATTTTTAAATTTAAAAAAAGAATTATCAACAAAAAAAGCAATTAATATAACTTCTGATATTTTTTCTGTTAAAAAAAATTTATTATATAAATTTTATATAAAAAATAAATATTAATTAGACCTTTAATAGTATATAATATATTTTTAAAATTAATTAAAACAGTCGCTTTTATTTATTTAATAAAAGAGGAAAGTCCGGACTCCATAGGGTATGGTGCCAGGTAATTACTGGGAAGTTAAAACTTACGAATAGTGCAACAGAAAAAATACCGCCATATTTATTATATAAATATAAAATATGGTAAGGGTGAAAAGGTATGGTAAAAGCATACCGGTATGTTAGCAATAACATATGTCAATGTAAACTCCACCAGGAGCAAGGCTAAATAAGGTTAGTATAACCCGTACATATTAAAACCTGGGTAAGCCGCTTGAAATAATAAGTGATTATTATTCTAGATAAATGACTGTTCTAGACAGAATCCGGCTTAAAAATTAATTTTAAAATATCTAGCATAATTTTTTTCTTTAAAAGAAAAAAATTATGCTTTTTCATAGGAAAATAAAATATTTTGCATTAAGGTAGCTACCGTAATAGGACCTATCCCCCCAGGTACCGGAGTAATATAAGAAGCTCTTTTTTTAGCAGTATGAAAATCAATATCTCCTACAATTTGGTTTTTATTAATCCTATTAATCCCTACATCTATTACAATAGCTCCTATTTTAATCCAATTTCCTGGTATAAAATTAGGTTTACCAACCGCAACTATTAACAAATCAGCATATTTTATATAATGTTGTAAATTTTTCGTAAAACGATGTGTAATAGTAATTGTACATCCTGTTAATAATAATTCCATTGCCATTGGTCTACCTACTATATTAGAAGCACCTACTATTACTGCATTTAAACCATGTGTATTAACTTTATAATATTTTAATAATCTTAATATGCCTAAAGAAGTACAAGGACGTAATAAAGGAGCTCTTTGACATAAACGACCTATATTATAGGGATGAAAACCATCTACATCTTTTTTAGGATGTATTTTTTCTAATATTTTTATTATATTAATTTTTTTAGGTAATGGTAATTGAATTAAAATTCCATCAATATATTTATTTTTGTTTAAAAAATTAATAATATTAATTATTTTTTTTTCACTAATATTTTGAGGTAAATTATAATTATAGTAAGAAAATCCTAATTTATTACAAATTTTTAATTTATTTTTAATATAAATTTTAGATATTGGATTATTTCCTACTAAAATTACTCCTAATCCAGGTTTCCTTTTTCTATTTAATAAAATATTTTGCATTTTTTGATAAATTTTTATATATATTTTTTTAGCAATAATATGTCCATTAATAATTTTAGCATTCATTTTTATATTACTCATTAATAAATAAAATTAATTTAATTAATTTGAATATGTAATACAATAATGTTATTATTACAAGTAGTAATTTTGCGCTCTTAGCTCAGTAGGATAGAGCAATAGCCTTCTAAGCTATTGGTCACAGGTTCGAATCCTGTAGAGCGCAAAAATATTAAAAATATTATTTTTATTTAAAAAATAAAAATTTCTATTTTATTAATTTTTTTATGACATATAATTAAGTTATTTTTACCAAATCAAAAATTAGATTTTAATGTTTTATTAAAATCTAATTTAAATAGATAACCTACCTATATAAAATTAAAAATATTATTTTAAAATAAATTATAATAATTTATTTAATTATTTTTTTAATAAATAATAAAAATACTACTTTTAGTAAAAAGTAATATTAAAACTATTTGAAAAAATATTTTTTATTAAAAAAAATTTATTAATTTTTAGATAAAAAATTAAACTATTTATTGGGTCGTGCAGGATTTGAACCTGCGACCAATTGATTAAAAGTCAACTGCTCTACCAACTGAGCTAACGACCCATATATATTATAAATATTTTATGAATTTTATGGGTGATGACGGATTTGAACCGGCGACCCCCTCCTTGTAAAAGAGGTACTCTACCAACTGAGCTAATCACCCAAAGTATAATTCTTATATGCTATATTTTTTAATACTAAAATGTCAATGTTTTTTATTAAAAAATATTTTAAATAAATATAATAATTCATATTATATACTAATATAATATTATTAATCTACATAAAAATAAAAAATTTTATATACTATGAAAATTATAACTAGATTTGCACCTAGTCCTACTGGTTATTTACATATAGGTAATATTCGTACTGCTTTATATTCATGGTTATTTGCTAGAAAAAATAAAGGCCATTTTATATTACGTATTGAAAATACTGATTTTAAAAGATCAAAAAAAATATTTGTTCAAAATATTATTAAAACTTTACAATGGTTAAATATAGATTGGGATAAAGGACCTTACTTTCAAAGTAAAAGAATACATGTATATAATAATATTATAAATAATATGTTATATAATGGTACTGCTTATAAATGTTATTGTTCTAAAGAAGAATTAGAAAAAAATAAACAAAAACAAATTCTTAATGGAGAAAAAATTAAATATAATGGAAAATGTCGTAATAATAATTTAAATTTTAATTCTAAAATACCTTATTCAGTAAGATTTCGTATTCCTAAAAATAAATTTATTACATTTAAAGATACAATTAGAGGTAAAATAACATTTAATAATGATGAATTAGATGATTTTATAATTAAAAGAACAGATGGTATACCTACTTATAATTTTTGTGTAGTAATAGATGATTCAGATATGAAAATTACTCATGTAATTAGGGGAGAAGAACATATTAATAATACTCCTAAACAAATACATATTATTAATGCTATTGGAGTGAATACACCTATATATACTCACGTTTCTATTATTACAGATGAATTAGGAAAAAAAATTTCTAAAAGAGATCATAATTTAAATATTTTTAAATATAAAGAAAATGGTTATCTACCAAATGCTTTATTAAATTATATTTTACGTTTAGGATGGTCTTATGGAAATAAAGAAATTTTTTCATTAGAAGAAATGAAAAAATTATTTAATTTAGAAAATTTAAATAAATCTCCTAGTATTTTAAATATAACAAAATTAAATTGGTTAAATAAATATTACTTAAGTAAATTATCAAAAAATGACATGATTAATTACTTAAAAAATTTTTGTAATAAAAAAAATATAAATACTAATAATGGTCCAAAATTAAAAAATTTATATAAAATATTTTATAATAGATGTAATACATTAAATGAAATAAGTAATTTATGTTTTATTTTTTATAAAAATCCCGATTATAACAATAATGATTTAACTAAAAAATATTTAAATATTAATACTCAAATAATTTTAAAAATATTTTTAAAAAAATTAAATGATATAAAAAAATGGTCACTAGAAAATATTAATTATATTTTTAAAAAAATATTATCTGAATTAAATATAAATTTTAAAAAAGTAGCAATGACTTTGCGTGTAGCTATTACTGGATTAAAAAATACTCCACCTATTAATAATATTATTTATTTAATGGGTAAAAAAAAAATTATATATCATATTAAAAATGCAATAAATTTTATTAAATTTAATATTTAATAAATAAAAAATTAGTTTTTATAGTTAAATTTATATAGGCGGATTAATTAAATTTTATATTCCGCTTATATTAATTTCTTAATTTAGGTGTTATTAATTGTTTTTTTATTGAAGCAGCTAATTCATCTAATGAAGAATTTTCTGGATGTTCATTTTCTAAAGGTTCTCCTGATAATTGCGCTTCTGCTAAATAAGTATGTATAGGTTGCCCCGTATCATCTTCCATAACTACATGATACCAAGGTTTACTACGTAATGTTATACTCTCTGCAACTTCATCAATTTTAGGATCACGTAAAGAATATTCAGGATCAACATCAACTATAACTCCTAAAAAACCTAATAATTTATGCCTTACTTGTTGACCAATTCCAAATTTACTGGTAATCATTATTAATATCCTTTTTAAAAAATATTAGAATTTTAGTACTAATTATATAATAAACTTCTTTTAAGTTAAATATTAATTTAGATTAAAATATATAAAATTTCAGTACTATTTTAAATTTTTTTTAATATAAAATATAATTTTATTATATATAAAATATATAAATTAAATAATTTTTATTTTAATTTATTTTCCTAAGAAATTTTAAAATTTAATTTAAGAGTAAATCATATATGACAAGACCTATTTCTGCTATTATTAATATTAATTCATTAAAAAATAATTTTAAAATAATTAGAAATATTGCATTTAAATCTAAAATTTGGTTAGTTTTAAAAGCAGATGCTTATGGTCATGGTATTAAAAATATTTTTCCCGTTCTTAATAAGAAGAGTAATGGTTTTGCTATTCTAACAATAGATGAAGCTATTTTTTTAAGAATAAATGGTTATAAAAAACCTATTTTATTATTAGAAGGATTTTTTAATAAAGAAGAATTATATTTAATTTATAAATATAATTTAACTATTACATTACATAATAAATGGCAACTTAATACATTAATTAAATATAAATCAAAATATCCTATTAATATATATATTAAAATTAATACTGGAATGAATAGATTAGGATTTCCAACAAAAAATATTATTAAAATAATTAATATAGTTAAAAATCAAATTAATGTTTATAAAATTACTTTAATGACTCATTTTGCCGATGCATCAATAAATTCTAATTTTGTTAAAAAACAAATAAATAATATTAAAAAATATATTCATAACTATTATGAATTTCCATGTTCATTTGCTAATTCTGCAGCAACTTTATGGCATTCATATAGTCATTATGATTGGATTAGAACTGGTATTATTTTATATGGAGCTTCACCTACTGGTGATTGGAAAGATATTTCTAAAAAAAAAATTAAACCAGTAATGACATTAAAAAGTAGAATAATATCTATACAGAAAATCCTTCCAGGACAAATAGTAGGATATAATTGTAATTATTATACTAATAAAAAACGTAGAATAGGAATTATTGCATGTGGATATGCAGATGGATATCCTAGAAATATTACTGCTAAAACATATGTTTTAATTAAAGGTATTAAAACAAAAATATTAGGTAATGTATGTATGGATATGATTGCAGTGGATTTAATAAATATTCCCACAGCAAAAATAGGAAGTTCCGTAGAGTTATGGGGAGAAAATCTAAAAATAGATGATATAGCCAAATCAGTTAATACTATTGGATATGAATTAATGTGTTCTCTTACAAAGAGAGTTCCTAGAATTTTAAAATAATTTTTATTTAATACAAAAAATAAATTTTATAATTATTCTTTTATTATCTTTTTTAAATCATTTATATTTATTCTTGTAAATAATGGTTTAAATTTACTAATTTTTCTATTAATTAAAGGATATTTTATATTATGAATACATAATTTTTTTTTTAAAAATAATTCTGTTTTTTGAGATAAAATAGGCATAATTGGTTTTATATATATCATTATAATACGAAACATGTTTATTCCCATAGAACAAATTTTTTGAACCTCTTTTTTTTTTAAATTATTTTTAATTAATAACCATGGTTTATATTTATCAATATAATAATTAGCTATATCTGATAAAATTATGATTTGCTTAATAGCATGACTAAATTTACATTTAATGAAATATTCATGAATAATTTTTGATTTTTCGACAAATTTTAAATAAAAAGATATATCAATATTTTTAGATAAATTATTATTAAAATAATTATTAATAAAATATGCATTTCTTGAAGCTAAATTAACAATTTTATTTACAACATCTCCATTAATTTTATAAACAAAATCATAAAAATTAAAATCAATATCATTAATATTAGATGATAATTTAGAAGCATAATAATAACGTAAACTATCAGAATCTAAAAATTTTAACCATTTTTTTGCAGTAATAAAATTTCCCTTAGATTTTGACATTTTTAATCCATTTAATGTTATATGTCCATGAACAAATAACTTAGTAGGTTTTCTAAAATTACTACCTTCTAAAATAGCAGGCCAAAATAAACTATGGAAATAAATTATGTCTTTCCCAATAAAATGATATAATTCTGTATTAGAATCCTTTTTCCACCACTCAAAAAAATTTAATTTTTTGTTATGATTACATAAATTTTTAAAAGTACTGATATATCCTATAGGAGCATCTAACCATACATAAAAATATTTATTTATAGAATTTGGTATTTTAAAACCAAAATATGGGCTATCTCTAGTTATATCCCATTTTTTTAAACCTAAAATAAACCATTCTTTCATTTTATTTTTTATTTTTTCTTCTAAAACACCAGAATTCAACCAATTTTTTAAAAATTTATAAAATTGAGGTAAATCAAAAAAATAATGTTCAGAATTACATAATATAGGAGTTGTATGAGATAAAATAGAAATAGGGTCAATTAATTCAATAGATCCATAAGTTATTCCACAATTTTCACAATGATCACCATATTGGTTAATAGAATAACAATTAGGACATTTTCCTTTAATAAACCTATCAGGTAAAAAAAGATTATAGATATAATCGTATAATTGTTTAATAATTTTTTTTTTAATAAATTTTTTTTTTTTTAAACGATTAAAAATTAATTTAGAAAAAAAAAAATTTTCATTACTATGTGTAGTATAGTAATTATCATAACTAATATTAAAATTTCTTAGATCACTAATATGTTCAAAATATACTTTTTTAATCATTTTTTCTGGAGTTATATTTAATTTTTTAGCTTTTAACATTACAGGAGTACCATGTGCATCATCAGCACAAATAAAATATATTTCATTTCCACACATACGATGATATCTAACCCAGATATCTGCCTGTATATGTTCTAACATATGACCTAAATGAATACTACCATTAGAATAAGGTAATGCACATGTAACTAATATTTTTTTTTTTAAAAACATAATATTTTATTAAATCTTTATAGTTAATTATAAATTAAAAATTATTTTAATTATTGTTAATTTAATATTATAAAAATTATATTATCGAAAAAGTTTAATTATAATATTATTACAAATAGGATACAATAAATATAAAGAAAATATTAAATATAAATAACAAAAAATATCTTCTTTTAAAAAATTTTTTGTAATAACTGGAAGTTTAAATTTTTTTTTATAAGGCCATAATAATGGTACTCCTAATGGAGTTAATATATCTGCAATAATATGACTTAAATAACCTATAATTAAACCTAATTTAACATCAAAAAAATAATTTAATTTTAAATGAATAGGAAAAATTATATATCCAAAGATTAATATAAATAATAAACTATGAGTAAATCCTCTATGCCCAAATATTTTATTAATTAAATATGATAAAATTTTAATTTTACGTCCTAAAATAGATTTAGGATTATCAATATCAGGTAATAAACACGTAATAATTGAAACAGGAATAATACGCCACCAATCATCATGATACATTATATGAGAAAAAATAAAATGTTGTATTAAAATACTACTAGCTATAGTAAATATTATATGTCCTTTAACTGTCATATAAATTTATCCAATATAAATTATAAAAATTAAATTATTTTAACAATAATACTATCAATATTTATTTTTTTTATAATAACTTTTATTTTATCAGTAACTTTATATAATAACTTTTGCTTATTAAAAATAAGTCCTTTTTCTTGATTAATAATAATATTATTAGTACATAAAAATTTTTTAGGAACAAAAGCATAAGCTCCATTTTCAATAAATCTTACTTTTATTCCAATAAATAATATATCAATAATTTCAGATATAAAAATTTTATTACGAATAGACATATTTTTAAAATATTGTAAATATAAAAAATTAGATAAATCTTTTTTTGCTTGTTTATTTAAATAACGCTTTTGATTCATATTAATATAAATATCATCTACAGGTTTTTCTATATTAGAAGATTTATGTATAATTGATTTTATTAATCTATGATTGATAATATCTCCAAATTTACGTATAGGAGATGTCCAAGTAGCATATCTTTTTAAACCTAAAGCAAAATGTGGGCCAGGTTTTGTATTAAATAATGTAATTAATTGATATTTTTTTATTCTATTTAAAATAAATGATGATTTTAAATCATATATTTTGTTATATATAGTTTTATATCCTTTTAAAGTCATTAAAAATTTTTTATCATATTTAATATTATATTCATTTAATAAATTAATTAGTTTCTTTAATTTACTTATATTAAAACCATAATATATATTATATATTCCAAAACCTAATTTTTTATATAAAATTTCAGAAGCACATATATTAGCAGTTATCATAGCTGTTTCAATTATTTTATGTGCTATTCTTTTTTCTTCTATTACTATATCTAGTATATAACCTTTTTCTCCAAAAATAAATTTATAATTAGTATTATTAAAATTTATAATATTTTGATCATTCCATTTTTTACGATATAAATAAAATTTATATAAAAAAATAATTTGTTTTTTTATTTCATTATTTTTTGGTTTCCAAGTTCCTTTTTTTTCTAACCAATCTGAAACATCATTATAATTTAATTTTGCATTTGATTTTATCCAACCTGTAAAAAAAATTATTTTTTTAGATAAAAAACCATTTTTATTAATAATCATTTTACAAATTAAAACTGGTCTTTTTTTTTTTGGTTTTAAAGAACAAAAATTTTCTG
Proteins encoded in this region:
- the folD gene encoding bifunctional methylenetetrahydrofolate dehydrogenase/methenyltetrahydrofolate cyclohydrolase FolD: MNAKIINGHIIAKKIYIKIYQKMQNILLNRKRKPGLGVILVGNNPISKIYIKNKLKICNKLGFSYYNYNLPQNISEKKIINIINFLNKNKYIDGILIQLPLPKKINIIKILEKIHPKKDVDGFHPYNIGRLCQRAPLLRPCTSLGILRLLKYYKVNTHGLNAVIVGASNIVGRPMAMELLLTGCTITITHRFTKNLQHYIKYADLLIVAVGKPNFIPGNWIKIGAIVIDVGINRINKNQIVGDIDFHTAKKRASYITPVPGGIGPITVATLMQNILFSYEKA
- a CDS encoding exoribonuclease II produces the protein MFYNNKLLLKLKKKFTKNLPPIKGFVKILNKKLGILETDKNNIYYISSVYFKYIMEGDYILANIENNDDNKLQVIPIKLLKSNVNIFQGKIKKKNDIIYIIPEKKILHKNLIKCYIKKDIKNNFKDGEKVIAKIIKHPLKGDSMFIAEITEYLFNNEYLMPWWEVLLKYNLSIEPPSNTLCEKIKLLDDNIFRKDLTKLCFITIDSKDTKDIDDALYIEEISEEKILVYVAIADPTAYIQKDSKIDKIASQRMFTNYLPGLTIPLLPKFLSENFCSLKPKKKRPVLICKMIINKNGFLSKKIIFFTGWIKSNAKLNYNDVSDWLEKKGTWKPKNNEIKKQIIFLYKFYLYRKKWNDQNIINFNNTNYKFIFGEKGYILDIVIEEKRIAHKIIETAMITANICASEILYKKLGFGIYNIYYGFNISKLKKLINLLNEYNIKYDKKFLMTLKGYKTIYNKIYDLKSSFILNRIKKYQLITLFNTKPGPHFALGLKRYATWTSPIRKFGDIINHRLIKSIIHKSSNIEKPVDDIYINMNQKRYLNKQAKKDLSNFLYLQYFKNMSIRNKIFISEIIDILFIGIKVRFIENGAYAFVPKKFLCTNNIIINQEKGLIFNKQKLLYKVTDKIKVIIKKINIDSIIVKII
- the alr gene encoding alanine racemase, coding for MTRPISAIININSLKNNFKIIRNIAFKSKIWLVLKADAYGHGIKNIFPVLNKKSNGFAILTIDEAIFLRINGYKKPILLLEGFFNKEELYLIYKYNLTITLHNKWQLNTLIKYKSKYPINIYIKINTGMNRLGFPTKNIIKIINIVKNQINVYKITLMTHFADASINSNFVKKQINNIKKYIHNYYEFPCSFANSAATLWHSYSHYDWIRTGIILYGASPTGDWKDISKKKIKPVMTLKSRIISIQKILPGQIVGYNCNYYTNKKRRIGIIACGYADGYPRNITAKTYVLIKGIKTKILGNVCMDMIAVDLINIPTAKIGSSVELWGENLKIDDIAKSVNTIGYELMCSLTKRVPRILK
- the hspQ gene encoding heat shock protein HspQ; translated protein: MITSKFGIGQQVRHKLLGFLGVIVDVDPEYSLRDPKIDEVAESITLRSKPWYHVVMEDDTGQPIHTYLAEAQLSGEPLENEHPENSSLDELAASIKKQLITPKLRN
- the metG gene encoding methionine--tRNA ligase, giving the protein MFLKKKILVTCALPYSNGSIHLGHMLEHIQADIWVRYHRMCGNEIYFICADDAHGTPVMLKAKKLNITPEKMIKKVYFEHISDLRNFNISYDNYYTTHSNENFFFSKLIFNRLKKKKFIKKKIIKQLYDYIYNLFLPDRFIKGKCPNCYSINQYGDHCENCGITYGSIELIDPISILSHTTPILCNSEHYFFDLPQFYKFLKNWLNSGVLEEKIKNKMKEWFILGLKKWDITRDSPYFGFKIPNSINKYFYVWLDAPIGYISTFKNLCNHNKKLNFFEWWKKDSNTELYHFIGKDIIYFHSLFWPAILEGSNFRKPTKLFVHGHITLNGLKMSKSKGNFITAKKWLKFLDSDSLRYYYASKLSSNINDIDFNFYDFVYKINGDVVNKIVNLASRNAYFINNYFNNNLSKNIDISFYLKFVEKSKIIHEYFIKCKFSHAIKQIIILSDIANYYIDKYKPWLLIKNNLKKKEVQKICSMGINMFRIIMIYIKPIMPILSQKTELFLKKKLCIHNIKYPLINRKISKFKPLFTRININDLKKIIKE
- the gltX gene encoding glutamate--tRNA ligase, translated to MKIITRFAPSPTGYLHIGNIRTALYSWLFARKNKGHFILRIENTDFKRSKKIFVQNIIKTLQWLNIDWDKGPYFQSKRIHVYNNIINNMLYNGTAYKCYCSKEELEKNKQKQILNGEKIKYNGKCRNNNLNFNSKIPYSVRFRIPKNKFITFKDTIRGKITFNNDELDDFIIKRTDGIPTYNFCVVIDDSDMKITHVIRGEEHINNTPKQIHIINAIGVNTPIYTHVSIITDELGKKISKRDHNLNIFKYKENGYLPNALLNYILRLGWSYGNKEIFSLEEMKKLFNLENLNKSPSILNITKLNWLNKYYLSKLSKNDMINYLKNFCNKKNINTNNGPKLKNLYKIFYNRCNTLNEISNLCFIFYKNPDYNNNDLTKKYLNINTQIILKIFLKKLNDIKKWSLENINYIFKKILSELNINFKKVAMTLRVAITGLKNTPPINNIIYLMGKKKIIYHIKNAINFIKFNI
- a CDS encoding metal-dependent hydrolase codes for the protein MTVKGHIIFTIASSILIQHFIFSHIMYHDDWWRIIPVSIITCLLPDIDNPKSILGRKIKILSYLINKIFGHRGFTHSLLFILIFGYIIFPIHLKLNYFFDVKLGLIIGYLSHIIADILTPLGVPLLWPYKKKFKLPVITKNFLKEDIFCYLYLIFSLYLLYPICNNIIIKLFR